A single region of the Phycisphaerae bacterium RAS1 genome encodes:
- the macB_6 gene encoding Macrolide export ATP-binding/permease protein MacB: MFLLEMLHEALRNLWRHRLRSLLTTLGIVFGVASVLSMVAIGEGARQAILSQIEELGIRNIIINAQKPPESESGKETQKSTLEYGLTFADARQIDETLPAVDRVLPVHDIEKWIWFRSRRIAAKVRGVTPEYFEHLRLRPFVGRALEQRDEDERRRVCVVRARLLSEARYVGDPLKLDLKVGMEYFRVVGVLPDYEFQSPTKAVLRIDERALEVYVPFETVTDRFGMAVYQERSGSAESTRVELHQIVCTVRSEADVLPAARGIRAVLAALHKQADYQVTVPLQELASKQRTQQVFNTVLPIIAGISLLVGGIGILNIMLASITERTREIGVRRAIGASGSDITWQFLIETVTLAMIGGLLGVVVGIGGVFVLEFATKWQAVITAWSLLLAMGVSCLTGIIFGIYPARRAAAMNPIDALRHA; this comes from the coding sequence ATGTTTCTTCTTGAAATGCTCCACGAGGCTCTGCGCAACCTCTGGCGCCACCGCCTGCGCTCGCTCCTCACTACTCTCGGCATCGTCTTCGGCGTCGCATCGGTGCTGTCCATGGTTGCCATCGGCGAAGGCGCCCGCCAGGCCATCCTGTCCCAGATCGAAGAGCTCGGCATCCGCAACATCATCATCAACGCCCAGAAGCCCCCGGAAAGCGAAAGCGGCAAGGAAACCCAGAAAAGCACGCTTGAATACGGTCTCACCTTCGCCGACGCGCGCCAGATCGACGAAACCCTCCCCGCCGTTGACCGCGTTCTGCCCGTCCACGACATCGAAAAGTGGATCTGGTTTCGCAGCCGTCGCATCGCCGCCAAGGTCCGCGGCGTCACGCCCGAGTATTTCGAGCACCTGCGCCTGCGGCCGTTCGTTGGCCGGGCGCTGGAGCAGCGCGACGAGGACGAGCGCCGCCGCGTCTGCGTCGTCCGCGCCCGCCTGCTCTCCGAAGCCCGCTACGTCGGCGATCCGCTGAAGCTGGACCTGAAAGTCGGCATGGAGTACTTCCGCGTCGTCGGCGTTCTGCCGGACTACGAGTTCCAGAGCCCGACCAAGGCCGTGCTGCGAATCGACGAACGCGCCCTCGAAGTCTACGTCCCCTTCGAAACCGTCACCGACCGCTTCGGCATGGCGGTCTACCAGGAACGCTCCGGCAGCGCCGAGAGCACGCGCGTCGAGCTGCACCAGATCGTCTGCACCGTGCGCAGCGAGGCAGACGTCCTGCCCGCCGCCCGCGGCATCCGCGCCGTCCTCGCCGCTCTCCACAAGCAGGCCGATTACCAGGTCACTGTCCCGCTGCAGGAGCTCGCGTCCAAGCAGCGCACCCAGCAGGTCTTCAACACCGTCCTCCCCATCATTGCGGGAATCTCGCTCCTCGTCGGCGGAATCGGCATCCTGAACATCATGCTGGCCTCCATCACCGAGCGGACCCGCGAAATCGGCGTCCGCCGCGCCATCGGCGCCAGCGGTAGCGACATCACCTGGCAGTTCCTGATCGAAACCGTGACGCTCGCGATGATCGGCGGCCTGCTGGGCGTGGTGGTCGGCATCGGCGGCGTCTTCGTGCTCGAGTTCGCAACCAAGTGGCAGGCGGTCATCACCGCCTGGTCGCTGCTGCTGGCCATGGGAGTTTCCTGCCTCACCGGCATCATCTTTGGCATCTACCCCGCCCGCCGCGCCGCGGCCATGAACCCGATCGACGCCCTGCGGCATGCCTGA
- a CDS encoding ABC transporter ATP-binding protein, with protein sequence MPSDAILKLTRVEKIYGTAANPLAALRDVELSVQPGEYAAIVGPSGAGKSTLLNILGCLDRPTRGEYWLAAQNVAQLDDERLSVVRRTRLGFVFQSFQLISHLSVLENVEMPLYYARNPRTQRRRRCLELLERVGLGPRTGHRPNQLSGGECQRAAIARALANDPAVILADEPTGNLDSATARDILNLIAELHASGRTILLITHDPGIAAAAPRRITLRDGRITSDERSEKGGHVSS encoded by the coding sequence ATGCCCTCCGACGCAATCCTGAAACTGACCCGCGTCGAGAAAATCTACGGCACCGCCGCCAACCCCCTGGCCGCACTCCGCGACGTCGAACTCAGCGTCCAGCCCGGCGAGTACGCCGCGATCGTCGGCCCTTCCGGCGCCGGAAAATCCACGCTGCTCAACATCCTCGGCTGCCTCGATCGCCCCACCCGTGGCGAATACTGGCTCGCCGCCCAGAACGTCGCCCAGCTCGACGACGAGCGCCTCTCCGTCGTCCGCCGCACGCGCCTGGGCTTCGTCTTCCAGTCCTTCCAACTCATCTCGCACCTGAGCGTCCTCGAAAACGTCGAAATGCCGCTCTACTACGCCCGCAACCCACGCACCCAGCGCCGCCGCCGCTGCCTCGAACTGCTTGAGCGCGTCGGCCTCGGCCCGCGAACCGGCCACCGCCCCAACCAGCTTTCCGGCGGCGAGTGCCAGCGGGCCGCCATCGCCCGCGCGCTCGCCAACGACCCCGCGGTCATCCTGGCCGACGAACCCACCGGCAACCTCGACTCGGCCACCGCCCGCGACATTCTGAATCTGATCGCCGAGCTGCACGCCTCGGGGCGCACGATCCTGCTCATCACGCACGATCCCGGCATCGCCGCCGCCGCCCCGCGCCGCATCACGCTCCGCGACGGCCGCATCACCAGCGACGAGCGCAGCGAGAAGGGCGGCCATGTTTCTTCTTGA
- the alkA gene encoding DNA-3-methyladenine glycosylase yields MPKVDLQPQREQAARLAAEHLSAGDPRMGALIARVGPHRPIITRDPFAALAGAITQQQVSMSAARSMQRKLKAMCPRGRLTPAAISALDLRKLRSAGLSRQKALYMRGLAEAFAARTLTPRKLRGMTDEAVIEATTAVKGIGRWTAEMLLIFCLERPDVWPVDDLGLRKAMQRYHGLPEMPKAREIADAGDLWRPYRSYATWYLWRSLEGPLMPGIAV; encoded by the coding sequence ATGCCTAAGGTCGATCTCCAGCCGCAGCGTGAGCAGGCCGCGCGGCTCGCCGCCGAGCACCTCAGCGCCGGCGATCCGCGCATGGGCGCCCTGATCGCCCGCGTCGGGCCGCACCGGCCGATCATCACCCGCGATCCGTTCGCGGCCCTCGCCGGCGCGATTACGCAGCAGCAGGTCTCGATGAGCGCCGCCCGGTCGATGCAGCGAAAGCTGAAGGCGATGTGCCCGCGCGGCCGCCTGACTCCGGCCGCCATCTCGGCCCTTGACCTGCGCAAGCTGCGCTCGGCCGGCCTCTCGCGCCAGAAGGCGCTCTACATGCGCGGCCTCGCTGAGGCCTTCGCCGCCCGAACGCTTACGCCGCGCAAGCTCCGCGGAATGACTGACGAGGCGGTCATCGAGGCCACCACGGCGGTCAAGGGCATCGGCCGCTGGACCGCCGAAATGCTGCTCATCTTCTGCCTCGAGCGCCCAGACGTCTGGCCGGTCGACGACCTCGGACTTCGCAAAGCCATGCAGCGCTACCACGGTCTGCCCGAAATGCCCAAGGCCCGCGAAATCGCCGACGCTGGCGACCTCTGGCGACCCTACCGCAGCTACGCCACCTGGTACTTGTGGCGAAGCCTCGAGGGCCCGCTGATGCCTGGAATCGCGGTCTGA